From a region of the Impatiens glandulifera chromosome 4, dImpGla2.1, whole genome shotgun sequence genome:
- the LOC124934838 gene encoding nuclear transcription factor Y subunit B-6-like, translating to MENKGSSTRAYVVPPTEPFIPVANVVRIMRRVVPTHCKIADDVKEIVQHCVSEFISLITVEANMHCQSESRRTITADEILWAMAKLGFDDYVNTARDAVGSHGPWNAMNGKRGRDNSSCSSDPNAGP from the exons ATGGAGAACAAGGGTTCAAGCACAAGAG CTTATGTGGTGCCACCAACGGAGCCATTCATACCCGTGGCGAATGTTGTGAGGATCATGCGGCGTGTGGTACCGACACATTGCAAGATCGCTGATGATGTGAAGGAGATTGTTCAACATTGTGTCTCGGAATTCATTAGTCTAATCACTGTCGAAGCTAACATGCATTGTCAAAGCGAGAGTCGTAGAACGATTACCGCCGATGAGATTCTTTGGGCCATGGCCAAGCTAGGGTTTGATGATTATGTTAACACA GCCCGCGATGCAGTTGGATCGCATGGACCGTGGAATGCGATGAATGGAAAAAGAGGAAGGGACAATTCTTCTTGTTCAAGTGACCCTAATGCTGGACCTTGA